In a genomic window of Mustela nigripes isolate SB6536 chromosome 8, MUSNIG.SB6536, whole genome shotgun sequence:
- the HSPB8 gene encoding heat shock protein beta-8 yields the protein MADGQMPFCHYPSRLRRDPFRDSSLSSRLLDDDFGMDPFPDDLTASWRNWALPRFSPGWPGTLRSGMVPRGPTAAARFGVPAEGRSPPPFPGEPWKVCVNVHSFKPEELMVKTKDGYVEVSGKHEEKQQEGGIVSKNFTKKIQLPAEVDPVTVFASLSPEGLLIIEAPQVPPYSPFGESSFNNELPQDSREVTCS from the exons ATGGCTGATGGTCAGATGCCCTTCTGCCACTACCCAAGCCGCCTGCGCCGGGACCCCTTCCGGGACTCGTCCCTCTCCTCCCGCCTGCTGGATGATGACTTTGGCATGGACCCCTTCCCCGACGACCTGACGGCCTCATGGCGCAACTGGGCCCTGCCTCGATTCTCCCCTGGGTGGCctgggaccctgaggtcaggCATGGTGCCTCGGGGGCCGACGGCTGCAGCCAGGTTTGGGGTACCTGCGGAGGGCAGGAGTCCCCCTCCCTTCCCGGGGGAGCCCTGGAAAGTGTGCGTCAACGTGCACAGCTTTAAGCCAGAGGAACTGATGGTGAAGACCAAGGACGGCTACGTGGAGGTGTCTG GCAAACATGAAGAGAAGCAGCAAGAAGGTGGCATCGTTTCCAAGAACTTCACAAAGAAAATCCA GCTTCCCGCAGAGGTGGACCCTGTGACAGTCTTTGCCTCGCTTTCCCCAGAGGGCCTGCTGATCATCGAAGCTCCCCAGGTCCCCCCTTACTCACCATTTGGAGAGAGCAGTTTCAACAACGAGCTTCCCCAAGACAGCCGGGAAGTTACCTGTTCCTGA